From one Triticum urartu cultivar G1812 chromosome 3, Tu2.1, whole genome shotgun sequence genomic stretch:
- the LOC125542667 gene encoding probable folate-biopterin transporter 8, chloroplastic translates to MLCLSPRAPCLPGPHAKASPSAGTGGGGNAHRLTLRAAPRRWRLVRPRSCSAAAPVPVPAPRTTAERWGSLREMRRVWWVCGAGYWVQGFRCFPWLALNFHLTRGLGLSPVALQLVQNAGSLPLVAKPLFGVLSDAVYIGREHRLPYISIGALLQLTAWGTLAIMPVTGDTFPTHMICILIGNLGASVTEVVSDAVVTEFSRTQRTGVLQSYAFIGLAAGALLGNLSGGYVLLRTQEPKIMFTAFSVLLGLQLALSIGTKETLPSSHGSSRSLLVKSSLSANLRKQFSNLMTAVREERIFYPLAWIMTSFAVVPVLSGTMFCFQTQHLKLDSSIIGLSKVMGQVMVVSLTVLYNRHLKRIPLRRLVGGVQIMYAFAVLSELILVKQVNLMLGIPNEVYVLCFSALAEAIAQFKVLPFSILLSSLCPPGCEGSLFAFFTSGLVFSAILSGVFGVGLSALIGLSSGGYSSLPLGILLQSLAALLPLAWLSFVPENWTADGKIVKQR, encoded by the exons ATGCTCTGCCTCTCGCCGCGCGCGCCGTGCCTCCCCGGTCCACACGCAAAGGCCTCGCCTtccgccggcaccggaggaggcgGCAATGCTCACCGCCTGACGCTGCGCGCGGCGCCGCGGCGGTGGCGGCTCGTGAGGCCCCGCAGCTGCTCGGCCGCCGCGCCCGTGCCGGTGCCGGCGCCGCGGACGACCGCGGAGCGGTGGGGGTCGCTGCGGGAGATGCGGCGGGTGTGGTGGGTGTGCGGGGCCGGGTACTGGGTGCAGGGGTTCCGGTGCTTCCCGTGGCTGGCGCTCAACTTCCACCTCACCCGCGGGCTCGGGCTCAGCCCCGTCGCGCTGCAGCTGGTGCAGAACGCCGGCAGCCTCCCGCTCGTCGCCAAGCCGCTCTTCGGCgtcctctccgacgccgtctacATCGGCCGCGAGCACCGCCTCCCCTACATCTCCATCGGAG CATTACTTCAGCTTACTGCTTGGGGAACACTGGCGATCATGCCAGTTACGGGCGACACATTTCCAACTCACATGATATGCATTCTGATTGGAAATCTTGGAGCATCCGTGACGGAAGTTGTAAGCGATGCTGTTGTCACGGAGTTCAGCAGAACACAGAGGACCGGCGTACTACAGTCTTATGCATTCATAGGCCTGGCAGCTGGAGCCCTCCTAGGAAACTTGTCGGGCGGATACGTTCTGTTGAGAACGCAGGAACCAAAGATCATGTTCACAGCGTTCTCTGTCCTCCTTGGCCTCCAACTGGCACTCTCCATAGGCACAAAGGAAACACTGCCAAGCTCCCATGGAAGCTCCAGAAGCCTTCTTGTCAAGAGCTCATTGTCGGCCAATCTTCGAAAGCAATTCTCAAACCTGATGACAGCGGTCCGCGAGGAAAGGATATTCTACCCGCTTGCATGGATCATGACCTCGTTTGCTGTCGTGCCTGTTCTCTCTGGAACCATGTTCTGCTTCCAAACACAGCATCTGAAGCTCGACTCATCGATCATCGGCCTTTCAAAGGTCATGGGGCAGGTCATGGTCGTCTCCCTGACCGTCCTCTACAACCGCCATCTCAAAAGGATCCCCTTGAGGCGACTCGTGGGCGGAGTTCAGATAATGTATGCTTTCGCGGTGCTGTCGGAGCTGATCCTGGTGAAGCAAGTGAACCTTATGCTGGGGATACCAAATGAGGTGTATGTGCTTTGTTTCTCGGCTCTCGCCGAAGCGATCGCGCAGTTCAAGGTCCTGCCGTTCTCGATCTTGCTGTCGAGCCTCTGCCCCCCTGGCTGCGAAGGTTCGCTCTTTGCCTTCTTCACCTCTGGATTGGTCTTTTCGGCGATTCTGAGTGGTGTGTTTGGGGTTGGACTGTCTGCCCTGATTGGGCTGTCCTCTGGGGGCTACTCGAGCTTGCCTCTGGGTATTCTGCTGCAAAGTTTGGCCGCGTTGTTGCCTTTGGCGTGGCTGTCTTTTGTGCCTGAAAACTGGACTGCCGATGGGAAGATTGTAAAGCAAAGATGA